From a single Lolium rigidum isolate FL_2022 chromosome 7, APGP_CSIRO_Lrig_0.1, whole genome shotgun sequence genomic region:
- the LOC124678673 gene encoding protein FD-like, with translation MEELWKDISTPAAFHYSPAAASYRDRAAYLHQDYLQPPRTPPPPHAPHTALTLRSPLEFTYLGSSGVGSGRTAGPPSNSTSSGDDSLHLPVDPFAFSFPSSTCNSSRRVAPAQASAVGSGDRRQKRMIKNRESAARSRARKQAYTNELELELAQLRRENTMLIKREQDLHDRLALAAQAPDRSTLQRCRSAPAP, from the exons ATGGAGGAGCTGTGGAAGGATATCTCCACCCCGGCGGCGTTCCACTACTCCCCTGCCGCCGCTTCCTACCGCGACCGCGCCGCCTACCTCCACCAGGACTACCTCCAGCCtccccgcacgccgccgccgccgcatgctCCTCATACGGCGCTCACCCTCCGCTCCCCCCTCGAGTTCACCTACCTCGGCTCCTCGGGTGTAGGTTCCGGACGCACGGCAGGACCGCCGTCCAACTCCACGAGCTCCGGCGACGACTCCCTGCACCTGCCAGTCGACCCCTTCGCCTTCTCCTTCCCCAGCAGCACATGTAACAGCAGCAGGAGAGTTGCTCCTGCGCAGGCGTCAGCGGTGGGGAGCGGTGACCGGCGGCAGAAGAGGATGATCAAGAACCGCGAGTCCGCGGCTCGGTCGCGGGCGCGGAAGCAAGCCTACACCAAcgagctggagctggagctggcgcaGCTGCGCAGGGAGAACACCATGCTCATCAAGCGAGAGCAGGACCTCCAC GATCGTTTGGCGTTGGCGGCGCAGGCCCCCGACAGGTCCACTCTCCAGAGGTGCCGCTCAGCCCCAGCACCTTGA